Proteins from a genomic interval of Lemur catta isolate mLemCat1 chromosome 17, mLemCat1.pri, whole genome shotgun sequence:
- the MCTS2 gene encoding MCTS family member 2, giving the protein MFKKFDEKENVSNCIQLKTSIIKGIKNQLIEQFPGIEPWLNQIMPKKDPVKIVRCHEHTEILTVNGELLFFRQRKGPFYPTLRLLHKYPFILPHQQVDKGAIKFVLSGANIMCPGLTSPGAKLYPAEVDTIVAVMAEGKQHALCVGVMKMSAEDIEKVNKGIGIENIHYLNDGLWHMKTYK; this is encoded by the coding sequence ATGTTCAAGAAATTCgatgaaaaggaaaatgtgtccAACTGCATCCAGTTGAAGACCTCAATTATCAAGGGTATTAAGAACCAACTGATAGAGCAATTTCCAGGTATTGAACCATGGCTTAATCAAATCATGCCTAAGAAAGATCCCGTCAAAATAGTCCGATGCCACGAGCATACGGAAATACTTACAGTAAATGGAGAATTACTATTTTTTAGACAAAGAAAAGGGCCGTTTTATCCAACTCTAAGGTTACTTCATAAATATCCTTTTATCCTGCCACACCAGCAGGTTGATAAAGGAGCCATCAAATTTGTACTCAGTGGAGCAAATATCATGTGTCCAGGTTTAACTTCCCCTGGAGCTAAGCTTTACCCTGCTGAGGTCGATACGATTGTTGCAGTCATGGCAGAAGGAAAACAGCATGCTCTGTGTGTTGGGGTCATGAAGATGTCCGCAGAAGATATTGAGAAAGTCAACAAAGGAATTGGCATTGAAAATATCCATTACTTAAATGATGGGCTGTGGCACATGAAGACCTACAAATAA